A segment of the Natrinema sp. SYSU A 869 genome:
TACTTGCTGTGGTGCTGTGTCCGGGAACTCTTCTAAAGTCGGACGAAATCCACCCTAATCCCACCGTCTGAACCACCGAAACAACTACCATCTCCCCTCGAAACTGACCGGATAGCGCGCATCCCGGACATGAACCTACAACAGCACAAGCAGCGAGACGATATGAAGGTCTGGCTCAGCCAGACCGAGGTCGATCAGTTCCTCGAGGCCGCCGACGATACGCAGCAGCGAATCGCGTTTGCACTCGGTGCCCGCTGCGGGCTCCGTTCACACGAGGTTCTCAACGTCGCTCCTGACGATGTCGTCGACACCGATGCCGGCACGATGCTCCGAGTCTGGCACGGGAAAGGCGACAAGTTCCGCGAGACGCCGGTCCCGCGAGATCTCGCAACGACCATCGACACGATCGACGACTATCGCGACGCGGACGCGAGTTCGCCGCTTGTCGAGATCACAAGCACACGCTCGCTGCGCCGCTGGGTTCGATCGACAGCTGACGAGTTGTACGAAGAGACCGGCGACGCTGGCTGGGATCACCTCGGGTTCCACGATCTCCGTCGGACCTGGGCGACCGCACTCGCCTCGGCGGATGTCGATCCGCTCTTGGTGTGTGACTGGGGTGGGTGGAACGACCTCGAGACGTTCCTCAAGCACTACCGCGGGACGTTCTCACCAGAAGCTCAGCAACGAGAACGTAGGAAAGTGAACTGGCTATGACTGATACAGAGCGAAAAAAGACTTGCACTGGATCGAGGCGATCGACGGGCTCGTCACGGTCGTGATCTTCGTGACTGCGTTAGTCGCTGGCCTAGTCGGAGTGTTTCTCGGCGAGTGGCTGGCGTTGGTCTTGATCCCGATAGGATGACTCTTCGCGGCTTTTGACCCTCATGTCGGGAGGTGGAAACATGTCTGGGTGTATGACACGGAGATCGATCAGGACGAACTGCTGTTTCGAGAGGTCTGGTCAGAATACACGGCCGACAATCTCGGAAAGGCACGAATATGAATATTCCAGAAGAGTTCGACCGGTCGGAGTGGGATAGTGTTGGCTACATCCCTCCCGATCGCCGCTCGAGCAATGAGGTCTACAACTGGTCGCAGTTCTACGACTTCTGGAAGTGGCTGAAACAGGAGGGACTATTCGATGACGGGGAATAACG
Coding sequences within it:
- a CDS encoding site-specific integrase, whose product is MNLQQHKQRDDMKVWLSQTEVDQFLEAADDTQQRIAFALGARCGLRSHEVLNVAPDDVVDTDAGTMLRVWHGKGDKFRETPVPRDLATTIDTIDDYRDADASSPLVEITSTRSLRRWVRSTADELYEETGDAGWDHLGFHDLRRTWATALASADVDPLLVCDWGGWNDLETFLKHYRGTFSPEAQQRERRKVNWL